The Marinilongibacter aquaticus genome has a window encoding:
- a CDS encoding sulfatase, producing the protein MKSISLIPLIFLALSCKPSREKPNVLMISIDDLNDWVGCMGGNQSAITPNIDRLASEGVLFTNAHCQTALCGPSRASIMSGLRPSTSGIYGQLKDNEIRTASDTMKGILFLPEYFGKNGYKTMGIGKIFHEHAPDGVFQESGGRIKGFGPKPDKPFHWNKKGTATDWGAFPDVDQKMPDYQSAQWAISRLQENHDRPFFLSVGFLRPHVPWYVPKKWFDMHPIENVHTPPYLENDRDDLPEIALQIDDLPMMPSTKWAIESGQWKSIVQSYLASTSFVDYYVGQVLEALEKSPYRDNTIVILWSDHGYRLGEKGTFAKHCLWQEGTNVPLIVKPITGKRGLKVNVPVELLDIYPTLLELCGLTKNERNEGKSLKPLLTDPKAKIKEAAISTYGRNNHAIITEKYRYIHYENGAEELYDREDDPNEWTNLASEQSMYNTKQALQKLLPKVNAAWSEKVTMRQNEYFIKATEKPN; encoded by the coding sequence ATGAAAAGCATTAGCCTTATCCCACTTATATTTTTAGCTCTGTCCTGCAAGCCAAGCAGGGAAAAACCGAATGTATTGATGATCAGCATTGATGATCTAAACGATTGGGTAGGCTGTATGGGTGGAAACCAGTCCGCAATCACTCCCAATATCGATCGACTGGCATCCGAAGGCGTCCTATTCACAAACGCCCACTGTCAGACTGCACTTTGTGGGCCATCCAGGGCATCCATTATGAGCGGTCTAAGGCCATCAACATCTGGAATTTATGGCCAATTGAAAGATAATGAGATAAGAACCGCATCCGACACTATGAAGGGTATTCTATTTTTACCCGAATACTTTGGCAAAAATGGCTACAAAACCATGGGAATTGGTAAAATTTTTCATGAACATGCCCCAGATGGTGTTTTTCAAGAATCGGGAGGCAGGATTAAAGGCTTCGGACCAAAACCTGACAAGCCATTTCATTGGAATAAAAAAGGGACAGCTACCGATTGGGGAGCCTTCCCTGATGTCGATCAAAAGATGCCCGATTATCAATCTGCCCAATGGGCCATTTCTAGATTACAAGAAAACCATGACCGCCCTTTTTTTCTAAGTGTTGGGTTTCTCCGGCCTCATGTTCCCTGGTATGTGCCCAAAAAGTGGTTTGATATGCATCCGATTGAAAATGTACATACCCCTCCGTATCTTGAAAACGACCGAGACGACTTGCCGGAAATTGCTCTTCAAATTGATGATTTGCCCATGATGCCCAGTACGAAATGGGCCATTGAATCTGGACAATGGAAAAGCATTGTCCAGAGTTATTTGGCAAGTACCAGCTTTGTGGATTATTATGTCGGTCAGGTATTGGAAGCCCTTGAGAAAAGTCCCTACAGAGACAACACCATTGTAATTCTTTGGTCGGATCATGGATATAGGTTGGGGGAAAAGGGAACTTTTGCCAAACACTGTTTGTGGCAGGAAGGTACCAACGTGCCTCTAATAGTAAAACCGATAACAGGAAAAAGGGGCCTTAAAGTGAATGTGCCCGTGGAACTTCTGGACATCTACCCCACGCTTTTGGAGCTCTGTGGCCTAACAAAAAATGAAAGAAACGAAGGCAAAAGCCTTAAGCCGCTCTTGACCGACCCAAAAGCAAAAATAAAAGAGGCCGCAATTTCCACTTATGGAAGAAACAACCATGCCATTATTACTGAGAAATATCGTTACATTCATTATGAAAACGGTGCCGAGGAATTATATGATAGAGAGGATGACCCCAATGAATGGACCAACCTCGCCAGTGAGCAGTCTATGTATAATACGAAACAAGCTCTTCAAAAACTTCTTCCCAAAGTCAATGCAGCCTGGTCCGAAAAAGTAACCATGAGACAAAATGAATATTTTATAAAAGCCACAGAAAAACCTAATTGA
- a CDS encoding sulfatase family protein has product MKYYALTFFALICFSACQNPKKEAPQKPNILYILADDMGIGDVSLYNPDAKTQTPHIDQLGKEGMRFTDAHSPSSVCTPTRYGILTGRYCWRSKLPQGVLQGYGKALLEKDRETIASLLKSQGYSTGVIGKWHLGLDWVLKPEFKDSVNVHTADINAFGMVRQLNGDWVDFSQKPTDGPLNHGFDYSYILPASLDMEPYCYLENDVLTEIPSEYTPGNDLNTGSYATQAFWRPGKVAKSFDFYGVLPNFIERAKQFIRTKSKEEKPFFLYLPLTAPHSPWVPQENYKGTSGAGQYGDFVQMVDAKVGEVLKALEESGEAENTIIIFTSDNGPFWKPDFIERYNHRAAYIYRGMKADAYEGGHRIPLVVKWPGKVKAGTVSDFPTTLTNLLATCADLLNIKLDENTAEDSQSILPVLLGDQAAQTEAMPIVHHSSRGFFAIRKGEWKLIDRLGSGGFSEPAIVEPKKGEAIGQLYNLSQDPSETTNLYADEPEKVKELTEDLEHIKNR; this is encoded by the coding sequence GTGAAATATTACGCCCTGACTTTCTTTGCCCTCATTTGCTTTTCGGCTTGCCAAAACCCAAAAAAAGAAGCCCCACAAAAGCCCAACATCCTCTATATACTGGCCGACGACATGGGCATTGGCGATGTGTCGCTCTACAATCCCGATGCCAAAACCCAAACCCCGCATATCGACCAACTCGGGAAAGAAGGCATGCGTTTTACCGACGCCCACTCCCCTTCTTCCGTCTGCACACCCACCCGTTACGGGATTCTCACGGGAAGATATTGCTGGCGGAGCAAACTCCCGCAAGGTGTTTTGCAAGGTTACGGAAAGGCCTTGCTCGAAAAAGACCGCGAAACCATCGCCTCTTTACTGAAAAGTCAGGGCTATTCGACCGGCGTGATCGGCAAATGGCACCTCGGACTGGATTGGGTGCTCAAACCAGAATTCAAAGATTCTGTGAACGTCCATACGGCCGACATCAATGCCTTTGGCATGGTTCGCCAACTGAATGGAGATTGGGTCGATTTCTCGCAAAAACCCACCGACGGCCCATTGAATCACGGTTTCGATTACAGCTATATCCTACCCGCTTCGCTCGATATGGAACCCTACTGCTATCTTGAAAACGATGTACTGACCGAAATCCCTTCTGAATATACGCCCGGCAACGATCTCAATACGGGCTCATACGCCACTCAGGCTTTTTGGAGGCCGGGGAAAGTGGCGAAAAGCTTCGATTTCTATGGCGTTTTGCCCAATTTCATTGAGCGGGCCAAACAATTTATCCGCACAAAATCAAAAGAAGAAAAACCCTTTTTCCTGTATTTGCCCTTGACGGCCCCGCATTCGCCCTGGGTTCCGCAAGAAAACTACAAGGGCACCTCGGGAGCAGGTCAGTACGGCGATTTTGTGCAAATGGTCGATGCCAAAGTCGGCGAAGTGCTCAAGGCCCTCGAAGAAAGCGGCGAGGCCGAAAACACGATAATCATTTTCACTTCGGACAATGGCCCATTCTGGAAACCCGACTTCATCGAAAGGTACAACCACCGGGCAGCCTATATTTATCGTGGAATGAAAGCCGATGCTTACGAAGGCGGTCACCGTATTCCTTTGGTCGTGAAGTGGCCGGGAAAAGTAAAAGCCGGAACCGTAAGCGACTTCCCCACCACGCTGACCAACCTCTTGGCCACCTGTGCCGATTTGCTGAACATAAAATTGGATGAAAACACAGCCGAAGACAGCCAGAGCATTTTACCTGTTTTGCTGGGTGATCAGGCTGCCCAAACGGAAGCCATGCCCATTGTCCACCACTCTTCGAGAGGTTTCTTTGCCATTCGCAAAGGCGAATGGAAGCTGATCGACAGACTTGGTTCCGGTGGCTTTTCCGAACCTGCGATCGTCGAGCCGAAAAAAGGAGAAGCCATTGGGCAATTGTACAATTTGAGCCAGGACCCGTCCGAAACGACGAACCTTTACGCCGATGAACCAGAAAAAGTAAAAGAGCTTACGGAAGATTTGGAACACATTAAGAACAGATAA